A window of the Littorina saxatilis isolate snail1 unplaced genomic scaffold, US_GU_Lsax_2.0 scaffold_526, whole genome shotgun sequence genome harbors these coding sequences:
- the LOC138955909 gene encoding coatomer subunit beta-like, with translation MPAEDKMASMAEQPCYTLINTSNDFEQPTELQLRTDLEKGDNRTKIDALKKVIQMILNGEKMSSLLMTVIRFVMPMQDHMVKKLLLVFWEVVPKYHPDGKLMQEMILVCDAYRKDLQHPNEFIRGSTLRFLCKLKEPELVEPLMPSIRQCLEHRHSYVRRNAVLAIYTIYR, from the exons ATGCCAGCTGAG GACAAGATGGCGTCTATGGCGGAACAGCCATGCTACACACTGATCAACACAAGCAATGACTTCGAGCAGCCAACAGAACTACAGCTTCGCACGGATCTTG AAAAGGGCGACAATCGTACCAAGATCGATGCGCTGAAGAAGGTGATCCAGATGATCCTGAACGGGGAGAAGATGAGCTCACTACTGATGACCGTTATCCGCTTCGTTATGCCCATGCAGGACCACATGGTCAAGAAGCTGCTGCTGGTTTTCTGGGAGGTGGTGCCCAAGTACCACCCTGACGGCAAGCTCATGCAGGAGATGATCCTTGTCTGTGATGCTTACAGGAAG gatCTGCAGCATCCCAACGAGTTTATCCGTGGATCCACTCTGCGTTTCCTTTGCAAGCTGAAAGAGCCGGAACTGGTCGAGCCGCTCATGCCCTCCATCCGACAGTGCTTGGAACACCGTCACTCTTACGTCCGACGAAATGCTGTGCTGGCCATCTACACTATCTATAGGTAA
- the LOC138955911 gene encoding uncharacterized protein translates to MDLSDISLQKLRLWSVDALKYFLSVRKLSVDGDFDELVARSWAAFESDTPVDDEAEQRERRLLGEYKSKLTVDGETYPDPATFDDGWLSEETGRFSWPSLYISDISDYLKKTAANQIDLIHRLLNNYKEGKAYRYFTCEWVREIMYHPVRKTASLCILKAAVYPSMSIRNKPYRVWVMITKKNETSAGGEIKTAHCTCAAGMLGSCNHIAGLLFRVEAAVKCGATDLRGTENLCTWVAPSGSVARKPGKWRDNHVAKDVYGQKTSRERKEEARRLRKDFQPFYAEDREKLLDSGAMAQKLENFFEKEAADSVFILTRKKQKPAQPQNPILPATVLSLADSCSTTEELLEAMTLTEEEISAVERATRAQSDCAEWKSQRQGRITSSIFYNIHTKSETLKKANTNGKDKSTWLMDKIMGRGSTPLTVAMKHGLSLEPAAKQSYIQQTSKKHKKWSACDSGIVIDANYPFLASSPDLVTSCDCCGEGLCEIKCPESIKHEKPTVGNIPYLEEVVDGQIRLKKAHQYYGQIQGQMALTRRPACDLFVYSEHGSLIVPILFDEEFWLRMLANLEWFWGNQVAAELLRKTPVQNAPATASASCSHSPKRPSSPPLLLPDIPPPKRKRLVMQKSKVAKKVAVIKIYRCGVCMSDIAEEPASFCDFSIKCDSCPEWFHQHCVGFVEGSEPGDDDCWICMKCVV, encoded by the exons ATGGATTTGAGCGACATTTCTCTGCAGAAACTACGACTCTGGAGCGTTGATGCGCTTAAATACTTCCTTAGTGTCCGAAAACTAAGCGTTGATGGCGATTTTGATGAACTTGTTGCGAG GAGCTGGGCTGCCTTTGAATCGGACACCCCAGTTGACGATGAAGCTgagcagagagagaggcggCTTCTTGGCGAATACAAGAGCAAGCTGACTGTTGACGGTGAGACTTATCCGGATCCTGCTACCTTTGATGATGGGTGGCTGTCTGAAGAAACTGGCAGGTTTTCCTGGCCCAGCTTGTATATCAGCGACATTTCTGACTATTTGAAGAAGACTGCAGCAAACCAGATCGACCTGATACACCGTCTTCTCAATAACTACAAGGAAGGCAAGGCATACAGGTACTTTACTTGTGAGTGGGTACGTGAGATAATGTACCACCCAGTGAGGAAGACGGCATCACTCTGTATTTTGAAGGCTGCAGTGTATCCTTCAATGAGTATCCGGAACAAACCCTACAGAGTCTGGGTGATGATAACCAAGAAAAATGAAACTTCTGCAGGTGGCGAGATCAAGACGGCCCACTGCACCTGTGCTGCTGGCATGCTAGGTTCCTGCAATCATATTGCAGGGCTCTTGTTCCGGGTAGAGGCTGCAGTGAAATGTGGAGCCACAGACCTCAGAGGAACTGAAAATTTGTGTACCTGGGTTGCCCCAAGCGGATCAGTTGCAAGAAAACCTGGCAAGTGGCGAGATAATCATGTTGCCAAGGATGTGTACGGGCAGAAAACTTCCAGGGAACGCAAAGAAGAAGCAAGGCGTTTGCGGAAGGATTTTCAGCCTTTCTACGCTGAGGACAGAGAGAAACTGTTAGACTCTGGGGCAATGGCTCAGAAACTGGAAAATTTCTTTGAAAAAGAGGCCGCTGACAGCGTCTTCATTTTGACAAGGAAAAAGCAGAAGCCAGCACAACCGCAAAACCCCATCTTGCCTGCAACTGTCCTTTCCCTTGCTGACTCGTGTTCCACTACAGAGGAGCTACTGGAAGCCATGACCCTGACAGAAGAGGAAATATCTGCTGTGGAGAGAGCCACGAGGGCACAAAGTGATTGTGCCGAATGGAAGTCTCAGAGACAGGGACGTATAACGTCATCCATATTTTACAACATTCACACCAAGTCTGAGACTTTGAAAAAGGCCAACACAAATGGGAAAGACAAGTCAACATGGCTTATGGACAAAATCATGGGACGAGGAAGTACACCACTCACTGTGGCAATGAAACATGGACTATCCCTGGAGCCTGCAGCAAAACAAAGTTACATTCAACAGACGAGCAAGAAGCACAAAAAATGGTCTGCCTGTGACAGTGGCATTGTGATTGATGCCAATTATCCGTTCCTGGCTTCAAGTCCAGACCTCGTTACCAGCTGTGATTGCTGCGGTGAGGGGTTGTGCGAAATCAAGTGCCCCGAGTCGATAAAGCATGAAAAACCTACAGTCGGCAACATTCCCTACTTGGAGGAAGTCGTCGACGGTCAGATTCGTCTGAAGAAGGCGCATCAGTATTATGGACAAATTCAAGGACAGATGGCCCTGACCAGACGACCCGCCTGCGACCTTTTTGTCTACTCAGAGCATGGGAGCTTGATTGTTCCCATTCTGTTCGATGAGGAATTCTGGCTGCGAATGCTTGCGAATCTGGAATGGTTTTGGGGGAACCAGGTCGCTGCTGAACTGTTGAGAAAAACTCCAGTGCAAAATGCTCCTGCGACTGCCAGTGCATCGTGCAGCCATTCCCCAAAGCGACCAAGTTCCCCACCTCTTCTCTTGCCAGACATCCCTCCCCCAAAGCGCAAGCGATTAGTTATGCAAAAATCAAAAGTGGCCAAAAAAGTTGCAGTGATCAAGATTTACcgttgtggtgtatgtatgtcagACATTGCCGAAGAACCAGCATCCTTTTGTGACTTTTCCATAAAGTGTGATTCCTGTCCAGAATGGTTCCACCAACACTGTGTTGGTTTTGTGGAGGGTTCTGAACCAGGGGATGATGACTGCTGGATTTGTATGAAATGTGTGGTTTGA
- the LOC138955912 gene encoding uncharacterized protein, with product MHDSAPLSKRARREVPEPAPEPAPGGTPEPMETADPVIEVQATQGGSLSINGLLLAIFVLMTVATQLFRQVRRLTQDILALHVQCSQLRKELEALRQTTQERASAASPLPPKPERSNSKKCRVLVKGKHAKSQPNIFRDLLTAKNVKYYTGVRSIALVQLIHDFVKDFVVRRHQGQASVKRKRVFRKTPSKFGPKRFLRSIDELVLVLMRLRLGLDLQDLADRFAISVSLASKVFTSWMKALSATLCHMVQIPDVETVLATKPVRYRGRDLTNLVAIIDCTEIFIETPQDLATQAATWSDYKHHNTLKILVAVCPNSYICYVSAVYEGRISDTELTKDCGFLEQLDPHTCVMADKGFSIATECAQQSLGLIIPPGRRGQSQMSKVLVQKTKKVANLRILVEQVIRRLKCFKFLKNEMSLAAADLVDEAVIVCAALCNLQRPIYVQ from the coding sequence ATGCACGACTCCGCGCCTTTGTCAAAGCGGGCCAGACGGGAAGTGCCGGAACCAGCCCCAGAACCAGCCCCAGGCGGTACACCGGAGCCCATGGAGACAGCAGACCCAGTCATCGAGGTCCAGGCAACACAAGGAGGGTCCCTCAGCATCAACGGTTTGCTGCTGGCCATCTTTGTCCTGATGACGGTGGCAACCCAGCTCTTTCGACAAGTCCGCAGACTGACACAAGACATCCTTGCGCTTCACGTGCAGTGCTCACAGCTGAGAAAGGAGCTTGAAGCCCTGCGCCAGACTACCCAAGAAAGAGCAAGTGCAGCTTCACCCCTTCCACCCAAGCCTGAAAGAAGCAACTCCAAAAAGTGTCGAGTGCTAGTGAAAGGTAAACATGCAAAAAGCCAGCCAAATATTTTCCGTGATTTGCTGACAGCAAAGAATGTCAAGTACTATACTGGTGTCCGGAGCATAGCTCTTGTACAGTTGATTCACGACTTTGTGAAAGACTTCGTTGTGAGACGGCATCAGGGCCAGGCAAGTGTTAAAAGAAAGCGAGTGTTCCGTAAAACTCCATCAAAGTTTGGCCCCAAACGCTTTCTCCGTAGCATCGACGAGCTTGTCTTAGTGCTGATGAGACTCAGACTAGGCCTTGACCTCCAAGACCTGGCGGACAGATTTGCCATTTCGGTAAGCCTGGCATCAAAAGTGTTTACAAGCTGGATGAAGGCGCTTTCTGCAACTCTCTGCCATATGGTGCAGATACCTGATGTGGAGACTGTTCTCGCAACCAAGCCAGTGCGCTACAGGGGAAGAGACCTGACGAACCTTGTTGCAATCATTGATTGCACTGAAATTTTCATCGAAACACCTCAAGATTTGGCAACCCAGGCTGCAACCTGGAGCGATTACAAACATCACAACACTTTGAAAATCCTTGTGGCTGTATGCCCCAACAGTTACATTTGTTATGTTTCGGCGGTGTATGAGGGGCGAATATCAGACACTGAACTGACCAAGGATTGTGGTTTTCTTGAACAACTTGATCCACACACGTGTGTGATGGCTGACAAAGGTTTCAGCATTGCAACAGAATGTGCACAGCAATCGCTTGGGCTGATTATACCACCAGGACGACGGGGCCAGTCACAAATGTCTAAAGTTCtagtgcaaaaaacaaaaaaagttgcaAACCTGAGAATCCTTGTAGAACAAGTTATTAGGCGCTTGAAATGCTTCAAGTTCCTGAAGAACGAAATGAGCTTGGCTGCTGCTGATCTTGTGGATGAGGCTGTGATAGTGTGTGCTGCATTGTGCAATTTGCAGCGACCTATTTATGTGCAGTAG